The DNA segment AAAGAAACCGCTCGCCGGCACGAGTACCTCGCGTGATGTTTCCGATGCGGTCGAGAAGGTGTCCAGTGGCATCTACGACCTGATCGGGGTTCAGGGGAAAGCGTCCGACAGTCGCCCGGGAGTTGATCAATGTTCGGGCAGGAGTCGGGAAAAGTACTTTCGGATCTTTCATCCGTGGAGCTTCTATCCCGCCTCGGCGGGAGATCTCGACGAAGCGATGAAGCGACTCAAGGAGGAGTTGCCGAAGAACGGATGGAAGATCGTTGAGTACGGTCCGGACACCAGCAGGAACAAGAACATCAACCTGACTGCCGACAACGACGAGAAGAAGGTGGGCGTGAACATCGTTCAAATGTCGAAGAACGACCCGCCGAAGCTGAGCCTGATGGTCGTGTCGGGGTGTTACGAAGTCCCGGACGGCCAAGAGGTCGAGCACTTCTAGGCCGGGCCGTGGCCGACGGGCCGCGCCCACCAGCACGGGGCCCGATCGCAGCGAATTCGTTCGCTGTCACTCCGGCTTCCTGGCCAGTACGAACGCCCGTGGCCGGGACTCCTCGCCCTCCGGTTCGCGGTACACCCTGGCCACCGGCCGCAGGCCCGCCTTCGTGAGGAGGGCGGTCATCTGGTCCGGGGTGCGCATGTAGTAGTCGAGGTCGATCTCGTGGCCGAAGCGTTCGGCGAGGTGGAGGTGGGCCGTGTCGGGGCCGGACTGGAAGGCGAGGAGGACGGGGGCGCCGGGGACCAGGGTGCGGTGGAACTCGGCGAAGGCCTCGGGCAGCCGGTCGTCGGGGACGTGGATCGTGGAGTAGAGGGCGAGGATGCCGCCCAGGGTGGCGTCCGCCAGGTCCAGGGACGTCATCGAGCCCACGTGGAAGCGCAGCCCGGGGTGCGCCTCGCGGGCCAGGGTCACCATGGCGGGGGAGAGGTCGACCCCGAAGGCCGGGACGCCGAGCTCGCGCAGGCGGGCGGTGACGTAGCCGGGCCCGCTGCCGAGGTCGGCCACGGGGGCGGTGCTGTTCGCCGTGACCAGCTCGGCGAAGGCGTTGATCAGCGTGCGGTCCAGGGGATGGACGAGGCCGCTCGGGTGGCTTGCCGTGTACTCCTTGGCGATCGCGTCGTAGGAGGAGCGGGTGGTCTGCAGGAATGCCGCGTTCGTGTCGCTCACGCCGCCGCACCCTACCGGCGGGGAGCGGCCCGCAGGGGCCCTGCGCGGACGGCCGACGGGACCCGGTCCGTGGGCGGCCGGCGGCATCCGGTCCGTGGACACGCCGAGCGGGAGGCGGGGAGGCGTGGTATCCGTGGAGGGAGAAAGAAGGGTTTTACCCATCAGAGTCCACCGCCATGCGTCCGACGGTCAGATTTTCTTCCCCTAACGGGCTGAACTTTTGTTGATCGAGGGTCAGTTGACCGGTCGGGCGTCCTACCCTTCAGAGGGTGAACCAAGTGATGTCCCGAGAGACCGAGGCCGACCTCCCCGGGGACGTGCTCCCCGGCGTGCTCAGCGAGTCCCTGCACGCCGAACTCGTCGCGTTCCGCCGCGATCTGCACATGCACCCCGAGCTGGGCAACCAGGAGTTCCGTACGACCGCCGCGATCAAGGAGCGGCTGGAGCGGGCCGGGCTGCGCCCCCGTGTCCTGGCCACCGGAACCGGGCTCGTCTGCGACATCGGGCTCGCCGAGGGCGAGCGGCCGTCCGTACCGCTGCTGGCCCTGCGGGCCGACATCGACGGCCTGCCCATCCCGGACACCAAGAGCGACTGCCCCTACCGGTCGACCGTGCCCGACCGCGCCCACGCCTGCGGCCACGACGTGCACACCAGCGTGGTGCTCGGTGCCGGTCTGGTCCTCGCGGCCCTGCACGAGAAGGGGCTGCTGCCCCGGCCGGTGCGGCTGCTCTTCCAGCCCGCCGAGGAGGTGCTGCCCGGCGGTGCCCTGGTCGCCATCGGGGACGGCGTGCTCGACGGGGTCGGCCGTATCCTCGCCGTGCACTGCGACCCCAGGGTCGACGCCGGCCGGATCGGGCTGCGGCACGGCCCCATCACCAGCGCCTGCGACCTCCTGGAGGTCGCCCTCGCCGGGCCCGGCGGCCACACCGCCCGCCCCCACCTCACCACCGACCTGGTCACCGCCGCGGCCCGCGTGGCCACCGACGTGCCCGCGCTGATCGCCCGGCGCGTGGACACCCGGGGCGGGCTCGCCCTGACCTGGGGCCGGATCGAGTCGGGCCACGCCCCGAACGTCGTCCCGCAGCACGCCGAACTGTCCGGCACCGTCCGCTGCCTGGACCTGGACGCCTGGCGCGAGGCGCCCGACGTCGTGCACGCGGCCGTCGACGAGGTCGCCACGCTGCACCGGGCCAAGTCGGAGATCACCTACGTGCGGGGCGTGCCGCCCGTCGTCAACGACCGAGAGTCCACCGATCTGCTGCGCAGGGCGATGACCGCCCGCCGGGGCGCGGACTCCGTCGAGGGCACCGAGCAGAGCCTGGGCGGCGAGGACTTCTCCTGGTACCTGGAACACGTGTCCGGGGCCATGGCCCGCCTCGGGGTGCGCAGGCCCGGTGAGCGCACGGTGCGCGACCTGCACCAGGGCGACTTCGACGCCGACGAGCACGCCATCACGGTCGGCGTGGAACTGTTCACGGCGGCGGCACTGCTGGACGACCTCGGCTAGACCCCCCGGGCCTCCCCCTCCGGTCCTCCCCCTCCGGGCCTCCCCCTCCGGCCCCCGGGCCGGGCCTGCTCCGACCGGCGCATCCGCGAGTCCGGCGGCGACAGGCGGAAGCGGTCGCCGGGGGCCGCCGTCGATTTCCAGCCGCCCCGGCCCTCCGGCCGGCGCGCCGCCGAGCGGTGTCGAGAGGCGCCGAGAGGCATGCGGGCAGCGGGAGTCGGCGACCGACGCCCCGTAACCTGCCACGTTCCGTGTGCCTTTGCCGCACTTGTCACCCCCGTCCGCCGCGGCCAGCGCGTGAACGGGGTCCGGCGGCGGCACGGTTCGATAACGGCCAGCCGAAACCCCGTTCCCCTGCCCTTCTACGCGCGTTACTGTGCGCCGGAATCGCTGCGGTAACGGCGAGTTGGGGATGCGGACCGGTGACGGTGCCGTGGGGATGGAGGGTTTGCTGTGCGTCTGATCTCTTCGAGGACGAGTTTGTCCCGGGTCGCGGTGGCCGCGACCGTCGTCGCGCTCGCCGCGACCGGTTGCGGAGGCTCCAGCAAGGACGCCGCGAAGGACTCCGGCAAGTCCGCCAAGTCCGGGACGTACTCCGGCAAGGGCATCGGCCTCGCGTACGACATCGGCGGCAAGGGCGACCAGTCCTTCAACGACGCCGCGTACGCCGGTCTCCAGAAGGCCGAGACGGAGTTCAAGATCGGCGCCCGCGACATCGAGCCGCAGGACGGCGAGTCCAGCGCCGACAAGGTGCAGCGCCTGGAGCAGCTCGCGCAGGCGGGCTACAACCCGGTCATCGGCGTCGGCTTCGTCTACGCGGACGCGGTCAAGGACGTCGCCGCGAAGTTCCCGAAGACCACCTTCGGCATCATCGACGACGAGCAGAACAAGGCGCCGAACGTCGCCGACATGGTCTTCCACGAGGAGCAGGCCTCCTACCTGGCGGGCGTCGCCGCGGCCAAGGCCACCAAGAAGCACCACATCGGCTTCATCGGCGGCGTGAACATCCCGCTGATCCACAAGTTCGAGGCGGGCTTCGTCCAGGGCGCGCAGTCGATCGACCCGAAGATCAAGATCGAGAAGCAGTACCTGACCCAGACGCCCCAGGAGGGCGGCTTCGCCAGCCCGGACAAGGGCAAGGACGCGGCCAGCGGCCAGATCGACGCGGGCGCCGACGTCCTGTACCACGCGGCCGGCCTGTCCGGTCAGGGCGTGATCTCCGAGGCCGCGTCCAAGAAGGTGTGGGTCATCGGTGTCGACTCCGACCAGTACGCGCAGTCCTCGCTCTCCGCGTACAAGGACTACATCCTGGGCTCGGCGCTGAAGAACGTCGGCGGCGCGGTCTACGACCTGGTGAAGTCGGTGTACGAGGGCAAGCCCAAGACCGGTGTGGTGCGCGGCGGCCTGGACAACGACGGCGTCGGCTTCGCGGACAGCAACCCGAAGTACAAGGCGATGAAGGACGTCGTCGACGCGGTCGACAAGGCCAAGCAGGACATCGTCTCCGGCAAGGTGACCGTCAACATCAAGTGATCTTCTGAGTTCGGCCACACAGAGCCGCGGGGGTGAAGTGCGACTTCACCCCCGCGGCTCTGTGCGGCCGCGAGGAGGGCCGGGAGCGCCTCCCGGCTCCCCAGCCGCCCCCCGGGGTGTGCGGGCGCCAGGAGCGCAAATTACTGTTGCCATCCGCGGGGCCTCCCTCCTGGTGACAAGTCCGCGGCCACCTGGTGACAAGTCCGCGGCCACAGGTCGATAACGGACCGGACAGATGGGGTTTTCCGGAACGTCTACGCGCGTTACGCTGCCGCGGAACCAGCGCCTGGTTGGGCGCGTGCACAAAGGAGTCCAGTTCCATGCGTCGGGTGTACCGAATAGCGGTTGCGGGCGTTGCGACCGCTACCCTTGCCGTTGCCGTGACCGCCTGTGGCGGTTCGTCCACCAGCGCCTCCGGCGGTAGCGCGTCCCAGGGCATCGGCCTGGCCTACGACGTCGGCGGCAAGGGCGACCAGTCCTTCAACGACGCCGCGTACGCGGGTCTCCAGAAGGCCGACAGCACGTTCAAGTACAAGAGCCGTGACGTCGAGCCGCAGGACGGCGAGTCGGACGCCGACAAGGTGCAGCGTCTGGAGCAGCTCGCCAAGTCCGGCTACAACCCGGTGATCGGTGTCGGCTTCGTCTACGCGAGTGCCGTCAAGGAGGTCGCGGCGAAGTACCCGAAGATCACCTTCGGCATCATCGACGACGAGCAGGACAAGGCCGCGAACGTGGCCGACATGGTCTTCCACGAGGAGCAGGCCTCCTACCTGGCGGGCGTCGCCGCGGCCAAGGCCACGAAGAAGAACCACATCGGCTTCATCGGCGGCGTGGACAACCCCCTCATCCACAAGTTCGAGGCCGGTTACGTCCAGGGCGCGCAGTCGATCAACCCGAAGATCAAGATCGAGAAGCAGTTCCTGACGCAGACCGCGCAGGAGGGTGGCTTCTCCAGCCCGGACAAGGGCAAGGACGCCGCCGAGGGCCAGATCGACTCGGGCGCCGACGTGGTCTACGCCGCCGCCGGCCTGTCGGGCCAGGGCGTCATCCAGGCCGCCGCCGCGCACAAGGTGTGGGCCATCGGCGTCGACTCCGACCAGTACAAGCAGGCCGCGCTGGCCCAGTACAAGGACTCGATCCTGACCTCGGCCACCAAGGACGTCGCCGGCGCGGTCTTCAACCTCGCCAAGTCGGTGCACGACAAGAAGCCGGCCACCGGTGTCGTCCGCGCCAGCCTCGCCACCGGCGGTGTCGGCCTCGCCGACTCCAACCCGGCCTTCAAGAACAACGCCGGCATCCAGGCCGCGCTGAAGAAGGCCGAGGCGGCCATCAAGGACGGCTCGGTCGTCGTCAAGACCTCCTGACCGAGGTCGGGATTCCGGCCAAGGTCAAGGTGTCATAACCAGACGTCGAAACCATGGCCAACGGCAGCGCTGCAATGGCAGCGTGAGAGGCCACGGAACGGGGTGCGGGGAAGATCGACCCCCGCGCCCCGTTCGCGCGACACAACGCTCGGCGCAGATCGATCTTGATCCGGCCGGGCATTATTTGAAGCAGGGGCGCTACGCGCATAGATAGGCCCCTTTTCCAAGGAGAGTGCGCCATCGACGCGTCCAGTAGCCCTCCGCTCACCGCACACCCGACCGCGGTGGAGCTCGCGGGTATCACCAAGCGGTTCCCCGGTGTCGTCGCCAACCACGACATCCACCTCACCGTCCGCACCGGCACCGTGCACGCCCTCGTCGGCGAGAACGGCGCCGGCAAGTCCACGCTGATGAAGATCCTCTACGGCATGCAGAAGCCGGA comes from the Streptomyces sp. NBC_00820 genome and includes:
- a CDS encoding amidohydrolase, coding for MSRETEADLPGDVLPGVLSESLHAELVAFRRDLHMHPELGNQEFRTTAAIKERLERAGLRPRVLATGTGLVCDIGLAEGERPSVPLLALRADIDGLPIPDTKSDCPYRSTVPDRAHACGHDVHTSVVLGAGLVLAALHEKGLLPRPVRLLFQPAEEVLPGGALVAIGDGVLDGVGRILAVHCDPRVDAGRIGLRHGPITSACDLLEVALAGPGGHTARPHLTTDLVTAAARVATDVPALIARRVDTRGGLALTWGRIESGHAPNVVPQHAELSGTVRCLDLDAWREAPDVVHAAVDEVATLHRAKSEITYVRGVPPVVNDRESTDLLRRAMTARRGADSVEGTEQSLGGEDFSWYLEHVSGAMARLGVRRPGERTVRDLHQGDFDADEHAITVGVELFTAAALLDDLG
- a CDS encoding class I SAM-dependent methyltransferase; translation: MSDTNAAFLQTTRSSYDAIAKEYTASHPSGLVHPLDRTLINAFAELVTANSTAPVADLGSGPGYVTARLRELGVPAFGVDLSPAMVTLAREAHPGLRFHVGSMTSLDLADATLGGILALYSTIHVPDDRLPEAFAEFHRTLVPGAPVLLAFQSGPDTAHLHLAERFGHEIDLDYYMRTPDQMTALLTKAGLRPVARVYREPEGEESRPRAFVLARKPE
- a CDS encoding BMP family lipoprotein, with amino-acid sequence MRRVYRIAVAGVATATLAVAVTACGGSSTSASGGSASQGIGLAYDVGGKGDQSFNDAAYAGLQKADSTFKYKSRDVEPQDGESDADKVQRLEQLAKSGYNPVIGVGFVYASAVKEVAAKYPKITFGIIDDEQDKAANVADMVFHEEQASYLAGVAAAKATKKNHIGFIGGVDNPLIHKFEAGYVQGAQSINPKIKIEKQFLTQTAQEGGFSSPDKGKDAAEGQIDSGADVVYAAAGLSGQGVIQAAAAHKVWAIGVDSDQYKQAALAQYKDSILTSATKDVAGAVFNLAKSVHDKKPATGVVRASLATGGVGLADSNPAFKNNAGIQAALKKAEAAIKDGSVVVKTS
- a CDS encoding BMP family lipoprotein — encoded protein: MSSRTSLSRVAVAATVVALAATGCGGSSKDAAKDSGKSAKSGTYSGKGIGLAYDIGGKGDQSFNDAAYAGLQKAETEFKIGARDIEPQDGESSADKVQRLEQLAQAGYNPVIGVGFVYADAVKDVAAKFPKTTFGIIDDEQNKAPNVADMVFHEEQASYLAGVAAAKATKKHHIGFIGGVNIPLIHKFEAGFVQGAQSIDPKIKIEKQYLTQTPQEGGFASPDKGKDAASGQIDAGADVLYHAAGLSGQGVISEAASKKVWVIGVDSDQYAQSSLSAYKDYILGSALKNVGGAVYDLVKSVYEGKPKTGVVRGGLDNDGVGFADSNPKYKAMKDVVDAVDKAKQDIVSGKVTVNIK